From Actinomycetes bacterium, one genomic window encodes:
- a CDS encoding low temperature requirement protein A, which translates to MRPDQAQAGGTGSTEVRVSTIELFFDLVFVFAITQLTSLLAGDPTAVGLGRVALIFGNL; encoded by the coding sequence GTGCGACCCGACCAGGCGCAAGCGGGAGGGACCGGCTCGACGGAGGTGCGGGTCTCGACCATCGAGCTGTTCTTCGACCTGGTCTTCGTCTTCGCCATCACGCAGCTGACGAGCCTGCTGGCCGGCGACCCGACCGCGGTGGGCCTGGGTCGCGTCGCGCTGATCTTCGGCAACCTGT
- a CDS encoding MFS transporter, translated as MPGSPPLPMLQRRTMRVLVAAQLLGACGLAAGGTAGALLAEHLTGSPATAGLPLSLLVLGSGVGAVATTRLMDRAGRGAGLAAAYLAGAVGAGLVVAAAALRAWPLLLAGCALLGGGNTAVMLARYAAADLASQRGRSISTVMTAASVGAIVGPNLLGPAGTLARIVGLPEPTGLFLLAIPAFLGAALLLLAFLRPDPLQVARAAALSTEQPAAAGGRGELAALLDDGHIRLALLVLALTNLTMVAVMAVTPVHLHDHEAGMGMVGLMISAHIAAMYLPSPVTGWLADTLGSQVVAWMGALLLLGAGGVAAVAGSGGVGVMAALLLLGVGWNAGLIGGSALLRDAPVEASLRTRAEGLGELGMGAAAAAGGGGAGLLLATGGFGLLGLAAAAPCLLILAAVATTGKRTSGGVAGARSGSSTTTQPTVKAIPD; from the coding sequence GTGCCCGGTTCCCCGCCGCTCCCGATGCTCCAGCGACGCACGATGCGGGTCCTGGTCGCCGCCCAGCTCCTCGGCGCCTGCGGGCTGGCCGCCGGGGGGACCGCTGGGGCGCTGCTCGCCGAGCACCTCACCGGCAGCCCGGCGACCGCCGGGCTGCCCCTGTCGCTGCTGGTCCTGGGCTCGGGGGTCGGCGCGGTGGCCACCACGCGCCTGATGGACCGTGCCGGACGAGGCGCCGGGCTGGCCGCCGCCTACCTGGCCGGCGCCGTGGGCGCCGGTCTTGTGGTGGCCGCGGCGGCCCTGCGGGCCTGGCCGTTGCTGCTGGCCGGCTGTGCCCTGCTCGGCGGTGGCAATACCGCGGTCATGCTGGCGCGCTACGCCGCCGCGGACCTCGCCAGCCAGCGCGGACGGTCGATCAGCACGGTGATGACCGCCGCCAGCGTCGGCGCCATCGTCGGTCCCAACCTCCTGGGCCCGGCCGGCACCCTGGCGCGGATCGTGGGGCTGCCGGAGCCGACCGGGCTGTTCCTGCTGGCGATCCCGGCGTTCCTGGGCGCGGCGCTGCTGCTGCTGGCGTTCCTGCGGCCTGACCCGCTGCAGGTCGCCAGGGCCGCGGCGCTCTCCACCGAGCAGCCCGCCGCCGCGGGTGGCAGGGGCGAGCTGGCGGCCCTGCTCGACGACGGCCACATCCGCCTGGCGCTGCTCGTGCTCGCCCTCACCAACCTCACCATGGTGGCAGTGATGGCGGTGACCCCGGTGCACCTGCACGACCACGAGGCCGGCATGGGCATGGTCGGGCTGATGATCAGCGCCCACATCGCCGCGATGTACCTGCCCTCGCCGGTGACCGGCTGGCTGGCCGACACGCTCGGCAGCCAGGTGGTGGCCTGGATGGGTGCGCTGCTGCTGCTTGGCGCCGGCGGGGTCGCCGCGGTGGCGGGGTCGGGTGGGGTCGGGGTGATGGCTGCGCTGCTGCTGCTGGGGGTGGGCTGGAACGCGGGGCTGATCGGCGGCAGCGCGCTGCTGCGCGACGCGCCCGTCGAGGCGTCGCTGCGGACCCGCGCCGAGGGGCTCGGCGAGCTGGGCATGGGCGCCGCCGCCGCGGCCGGTGGCGGCGGCGCTGGGCTGCTGCTGGCCACCGGCGGCTTCGGGCTGCTCGGCCTGGCCGCGGCAGCGCCCTGCCTGCTGATCCTCGCCGCCGTCGCCACCACCGGCAAGCGCACCTCCGGCGGCGTCGCCGGCGCCCGATCAGGCAGCAGCACTACGACCCAGCCCACCGTGAAGGCGATTCCCGACTGA